From the genome of Fundulus heteroclitus isolate FHET01 chromosome 9, MU-UCD_Fhet_4.1, whole genome shotgun sequence, one region includes:
- the use1 gene encoding vesicle transport protein USE1, giving the protein MASRLEINFVRLLSRCESMASDRRGEAEWRLEKYVAALEDMLVALRKSQSKPTHEVVTEYTRKVDFLKGLLEAEKLPSPTEKALANQFLAPGRTPTIANERMPASKTVHMQSKARCTGEMRDELLGTRSSGKGTTDGDLRNRRGLPLDERQSAAELDAVLQHHHNLQEKLAEDMLNLARNLKNNTLAAQNIIKQDNQTLSQSMRQADLNFEKLKTESDRLEQHAKKSVNWLLWLMLILVSFTFISMILFIRIFPRLR; this is encoded by the exons ATGGCGTCCAGGCTGGAGATTAATTTCGTTAGGTTGCTGTCGCGGTGCGAATCTATGGCGTCGGACAGACGAGGAGAGGCGGAATGGAGGCTGGAGAAG TATGTTGCAGCCCTTGAGGACATGTTGGTGGCTCTAAGGAAAAGCCAAAG CAAACCAACACACGAGGTTGTGACTGAATACACAAGGAAGGTAGATTTTCTAAAAGGACTTCTGGAGGCAGAGAAGCTG CCGTCACCGACAGAAAAGGCTCTGGCCAATCAGTTCCTCGCTCCGGGCCGTACGCCGACGATAGCCAATGAGAGGATGCCAGCCTCCAAAACGGTTCACATGCAGTCGAAGGCGCGATGCACGGGGGAGATGAGAGACGAGCTGCTCGGCACG CGATCGTCTGGCAAAG GTACCACAGATGGAGACTTGAGAAATagaag AGGCCTTCCTCTGGACGAGCGTCAGTCCGCCGCCGAGCTGGACGCCGTCCTGCAACACCACCACAACTTGCAGGAGAAGCTGGCGGAGGACATGCTCAACCTGGCCAGAAACCTCAAGAACAACACTCTGGCAGCTCAAAACATCATCAAGCAGGACAATCAG ACTCTGTCTCAGTCCATGCGTCAAGCCGACCTGAACTTTGAGAAGCTGAAGACGGAGTCGGACCGGTTGGAGCAGCACGCCAAGAAGTCCGTCAACTGGCTGCTGTGGCTGATGCTCATCCTGGTCTCCTTCACCTTCATCAGCATGATCCTCTTCATCCGCATCTTCCCCAGActcagatga